DNA from Misgurnus anguillicaudatus chromosome 13, ASM2758022v2, whole genome shotgun sequence:
ACAGGATTTAATAGTGCACTCTGTAAGAGAGGTACGGAGTGAACCAGATGTCCCAAAACTCCAACAAGACTGGGGAGAGTGAATACAGAGGATGAGCAGCCCAAAACCATAATGTGAAAGATTTGAACAGGAATGATTTAAGAGCACCACCCtagtgtaaaaaaaattctcatgcataAATGCATAATAAACCGAAAAGTTTAGAAGAAACCGTATTTTCGCATTGACTTTTATAACCATTATGCATTTTTGTACATTTGCAAacctttacaaaaacatttttttttacaaatccaTTTTATAGTGCAGTACAAGAAAGACAATCATTTAGCTGCAGGGTGCATAATGTTTAAGGATAAGTGCAGACTTTTCTAAATGAAAGTCTTGAAAACAAAACTACGATaacccaaaataaaaaaacaacaaaaactgcTCTATTGTACAGGATTTGAGCCTCACATGAGCTGAATGTCCACAAAAATACCATAATTTAAAAGGCTGTTTATaatattaagatgtgttttggtcCAACAACATAGGAGGTCGAAAGTGAATGAGCTCAAAATGTTTCACACCTcatttacacctgtatttagcgCTGTCCACTTATGATCCGGTCGATCAAAATgcatctgggtgattctcacgaaattagacttatgaggtgtcatgaaacattttgataaaaaaatttaaatgctataaaaataagacaacttacatttaaaaaaaaaattgttggaagggacataattgactgtgacattcaagatggctaccagttAAGCAGTTCTtactttttctctccagataaaagttaaaaattttgtttgtaatAGTACCTACTACCTAGACAACTTtgtagttctcattaccgaaacatgagtttgtaaatgcatatatttaatttaatatcatgttgcggtaatgataatttttgataatgataatctaaaaaaatgaaatatttctataggaaatattttttaaatcctctaaaattaatggttatagtaagttcagaccttaaacgtgcagtgtgtaatttttagaaggatcttttgacagaaatgcaaaataatacacaaaactatattatcaggggtgtataaagacctttcataatgaaccgttatgtttatattaccttagaacaagacctttttatctacatacactgagggtccccttacatggaagtcgccattttgtgctgctatttttctacagaagcccttaatggacaatttttttactaagttctctccaacgatgacatgtttgtccggtggcggctaccatagcttctctgtgtgttttgaaaagcgaggggtgagccgtggactaagccatttattgcaattcgcaacctcaccactaaatgccgctaaaatgtacacactgcacctttaatcttatatgtgcaaaattaaattggcttcaagggctttttaaaaattctgatgctggataCTAAATCTGgattcatgagaatcacccatcttaATTCCACGTATAAACAGGGCCTAAGTCCTTTTGATATGACTGATGACGAGTTAGACGGTAGACAGATCTACTGTACCATGGCTACTCATCGTACCTTTGAACAGCCTACATTTGAACCAGCAGGAAGAAAATAAAAACCAGACTGTCCCCAAAAATTAACTACAGATGTCACGtcttgatttttcttttatacaTTTCACACAATTTTAAGCTCTCAGATGTAGAAACTCAATGCAACACAAAAAGGAAGAGAATTCTGAGGGATTTCCCACAGGACATAGAAAGAGTGAGGACGCCCATTAGATTTGAGGCAATGTGGCAAGCCTGCTGAATTAAACATCCACCGAAACAGTGAGGACAAATGAAGAGACGGACCCTGAGGAGAGGAAGTTTGAGAGGAAAGAAGAAAGCAGTTACTGTGACGGTTTGTTTCTGATGGGATGGCGGAGACATTAAACACAGGGATCTGCCGGTCATGGTGTCTTTATTTAGCCTCATGAAATCCTTATGAGAAAAGCAGAGATTATGTGAGATTTATTGAGCATTagaataaaaatgtattgtctgtgtgtgtggctGCAAACCTGCGGGGTCTTGCCGTTTGCTACATAGTCAGATCTTTGACCGGACCTTCTTTCGATTTCTGTCTGTTTTGACTGAGGACTGAATCTATTCTCAATCTGCAGACAAAATAAGTGTAATCCGACAATATATACTCACAATACAAGTCAAACAGGGGATTAACAATATAATTTATGTATCTAAATGGGTGCAAACCACAGACTTTATTATTAAGCTAGTCATAATTGTTATTGACTAAGGGGGGGCATGTACGTTGACACCGACTGTGGGTGCTTGCCAGTACATActtttgctttgtttatcattCGTTGAACGATGCAGCGGTTGATTGTTATGATTTGTGCCGCCCCGCCTCCACTGCGACTGAGTGTACACACTTTACACTCATTGAACATTTCCCCCaatgttaaacatttttcaactctgggCGCTTAGCGCTGAGAGCGAAAAACGCAAGAGTGCGAGCGTTTTCGAAAATTGGGgcacaaaacaataaaaaagcaGGGGTGGTATACATGCCCCCCTGAGCCAACCCTAGAAAGAAATTTCCCCTTAAAACAAGCATTTGCTTTATGACTCCAATATTTAAACCTAAATGTCTCCAGGGTAGCTTTTTTGTCATATTAGCTCAAATTTAGCATCACATTCGGCtatgcacacatatacacacttcCCTCTTCCACCATCTGAGAGATGCTGAAGGATCTACATGGAGACTCGATCAAAATCAAAGAACCGTTTTTGCTGGTGTCTGATGCAGACCTGTGCCGAGTCTTTCCCTGCAACGAGCAAAACTGTGTGAAGGACAAAAGTAAACTGTGCACAATATGACACAAATGACCTGGAACTCTCAATCATCTGGAAATCAACAATCCCACAATCCAGCAGTGCAATGTGCCTAGAGAACCAAAGGTGCAAAGAAAAATAACTGGTTATAAAAAAACAGTATGATAGAAGACATAACAATGGGTGACCAAAATCAAAACAACTTGTGcaagaaaatattttgtgcCTTTTAACTCTTATCCCCcgcaaaaaacaaacaattatgTGAGACTTGTGCCAAAAGATCAGCTCATGGTGTACATTTACCCATCCAGCTGAGGGTAAAAAGCATTGCGGGTAAAAATCTTTGCTCTTAGAGGACGTCCCCATCTGTGGATGTATGAAGTTTAGTATAACATTACTTAATGACATACCAACTTTGACCACAGTGTGGTGCAACTGTTTAAACCACTAGAAACCAAaagacattaaagggatagttctcccaaaaatgaaaattctgtcatcattcgtTTATTTTTTgctctgctgaacacaaaggaagatattttgagcaaggtgtgtaaccaaaccgtttttgatcacgattgacttccatagtattttctttcctactatagaagtcaatggtgctcctgtttcctacttgattacaaatatctccctttgtgttcagcaaaacagaaatttatacaggtttgtaacaacctgAGGTTGAagaaatgacagaattttcatttctgggTGAAGTATCTCTTTAAATTTCATCATGCCACCAGAGAAGAGTAGAAATGACAAGTAATGATCAAGGACCTGTTTGAAACACCCGGACTCTGCCACATACATCATTTATGACGATACACAAAGAAAGTGATGGATAGCTTGTTGCAACTTTATACACAAAAATTCAAGCAATAtgtacacatgtaaacacacaGATTTAGAGATTTTGTGACACTCACTCTGCTTGTGCTGTTCTCTGTCTGGGACGCAGTTTTAGAAAGGTGTTGCTCTGTctctacaaaataaaacaaaatcatattactAGCAGGAACATCAATACACAAGCTTACTATAAAAAAAAGTGCAATAAATTTGCATTTGACAACAAAGGGTTAAAAAACTATTTGCTCTCTTACCTGACTCTTTATCTTCATCTCCCTCAATATCTTCCTCACTGTCAGAGTACTGGGTAGTCCAAGCTGTGCCATTAACACTGTGCTGTGATGTCTGTGCTGGACCTTCCATCAGCCTGTGCAGCTTCTTTTCATATAAGGCTCTAGTAGTAGCTATTTACAAACAACACACTATTTTATTGCATCTGCTCAGTTTATTTTCTGCTTTGAAAGGAACGGACTTCAATTTGATGGACTGACCTACAATGGGTCCAGCTTTGACTCCATATTGGAGCAGCATGGCTTTCAGCTGGTCATCAGTCAGTTGGTGCAGGTCTACCATATCTGACACCTCTTCGTTCTCTACCTGCACGGTGAAATACACAAACAACACACAATTTAATCAAAAATACTGTTGAGGCAGAGAAATTATAGCAATTCATCACAGCGGATTGTGGAATCAGCACATTTTAGCATAATCTAATAAACACACACTGACACTGGCTTGCCAAAGGGTGAACCTCGACTCACGCAATACTCAATAGACTGTTGTTCTGCGCTGTTTTTGCCCTCATATACGCATTGATAGATTCTAAAAAGGAGGCCACATTCAATATTAGCTGCTCTAGCAGTTTCCCAACTCATACAATATTCAGGCTAAAAAgagatttttacttttttacatgATGAAAAGCAAAACAAGATGTGTGGGGGAAAATGTGCTGTTAAATCAAACTTCTACACATTTGAGATGGAAAGTTGGTCATTTTGTAACATTCAGTAATATCCCACTTTTATTAAATCGCAGGGGAATTTGACAATAATGTATACAAAAATTTGAATTACAAAAGCAAAGCTTTTTTGTCACTATGAAAagggtgttacataaatatttgACTTGCAGTGTAGACATGAATATTACAAAAATCCCATCTGTTCTGAACCATTAACAGTGCATTGTATTCATCTGAGCAGTCTTGTAACATTTATTCGGCTATCCCTCTAGCATAAACTTAAGTTATGAGAGTTATTTGATGCTATAACTATTGACGCTATGGTATTAGAAATATAATAACAACTGGCAGAGAGTTAGTGCTTCATTATGTATCGCAAATGGTTTAAACGATTTGTCCATGCACCATCTATCTACAGTGGCAAACTAATACAAGATGCATTATGTAATGAATCTTAATGGTTTTGGGCCATACTGAAAGTGCAACAATCTCCAACTCTTTAAAAAGTGTATATACTTTACGAAACTAAAAAAGGGTTGTTGGTTTGTTACGAAACCTGCCGAAGACAAACTGCTTTATACTGTGATCACACACTGGTCATCACGGTCAGCACTTCTAATCATAAACTGAGAATTTGAcacctgagtctaagatggctgTGACCCAGATTTCCCAGCCCCCTTTGACGGGCCCCTCTGCCCCCCACAAACACCTGCAGTGGTCTTGCATGCCACCAGAGATCAGTTACACTCACAatttgagaaagagagagacagagcaAAAGAAAGAGAGTGAGCAATGTAGCCTATACTTTATCAGTATGCACATTTCTTAATATTAGGGCTGTATAAACGATTCATCGCAACCAATCGCTTGCAAAACAAAAGTtcttgtttacatcatatatgtgggtgtacgtgtataataattatgtataaataaatacacacaaatgtaGATATTTAggtatttacatgtgtatatacatttttatatttatattatatataaatatttaatctataatataaaaaatctttaaattatacaagcatgtgtgtgtatttatatatacgtaattattatacacagtacacacacatatatgatataaacaaaaacttttattctgcaaacgattagtcgcgatcaATCGCTATGCAGCCGTACTTAATAttgaacctatgacctttgcaCTACTAACGCAATGCTATACTGACAGTTAAAAATGTTTCGGTCACAGGAAAAGTTTTGTGGTGTTTTGACATGCGTAACTGTTATAACGTTAACTATAATAGAGATCTGACAACCCATTGCCTACAAATTCCTCAACAGTTTGTGTACGAATAAAAGCAAAGACCATGCGTGTATCATCCATCATAAAACGACAAATCAACCCACTTGGTTTACACTGTTAGATAGATAATAAGAAAATGTTAAGAACTTTTATTACAGAAgctgtgttcgacttcatgcagtgCTGCGCAGACAAATTGGAGTATGACGTCAAGCTACCGCGAGAGCCAATCGTTTTGCGGCCCTTTGTGTCATACACCGAttgccctgcgcagcaaaaaaCAAACACGCATATCTGTTTGTTTGCACattgcaatatattttaaatctccGATAATAATATCAGGCATTATTAATGTGACCTCTACAGCAGTAAAAGCGCTATCAACTCACGTCGCCGACAAGACCGTCGTCCTCTTCGTCGCTAGAAAAATCTGGGCTGTTTGTCTTTACACTTGTGAGATAAAGCTCCAAATAAACACGTTTCTTGCTGTCGGCGGGTGGCAGCTCCACATTATTCGCTATAAGCTCAGACTTCAGTCTCTCTACAGAGAACTGATCGGGGTCTTCAATAAACGCTGGCATTAACAAAACTGCAGCAGGTGTGAAGTGAAGAACTAATAAAACCGAACACCCCAAACTATTTTCAATACAAACCGGTTGGCTTTGTCACCCAAGAAGCTTTCTGTAGTGGGCTCACTGTGTTTCGAGAGCGTCAAAACAGCCGTGCCACCAACAACAGCTGCTCAACTCACAGACGTCTCCCTATATGTGCTCCCTGACTCttgattcattcatttttgGTTCCTAAACTTTTAGGAGCCTGCACTTGTTTAGTGTTTATTAACTATCAAAAAAAACAGACCACCACGTTATttcacatttacattacatttaactgcaatacacaaatattcaCTGTATACTGGTAAGCATTAAAATCAATGTCagttttagataaaataaaataactgtTGTTTCATACCTCCTGGTGAGAGGATGCCGTTTGTCCATTTTAATTTATCAATGTAATAGCAAGCTATTAAATAACAATGCTAACGTTAATAAAACTTCATATGAAAAAGGCGGAGTTATAGTGACGAAGCCTGTAATCAGGAGATGAGGAAACTAGTAGCTTTCTTTAGCtcataaaaaactaaaacattgacatataaagtttattttagttcaatatgtaaatatttaaagacAACTAATATTTTCCGCCATTAACTTACAACATACAAACATTAACTCGGGCACCCAAGTTTAGGAACCGCTGGTTCAAAAGAGCAAACGATGTAACGTTAACTTATCAAATTAAAACACGACTTTACAACATGACGCCATGATTAAATCTGTAGTGTTAACACGTGAGCATCAAATAACACCAAAACTAGGACTTAAAAATGGAAACGCAGTcaagtaatttattaaataaatacggcGTGTAAAGTTGCAGGCTGCAGGCGTGTGGCACATTTCACATTAACATCTTAGTTCATAAATTATTTAGACTGaagaatatttttttgtttgttttgtagacTCACCTTGCTTAAACAGTAGTGTTATTCACTGAGTACAAAGTGAAATATGATTCACTTTTGATATGAGGCTCCAAACGGTGCTTTAAACAAACGTCCCTCGGTTTAAACTCAAATGAAACGTTACCTGGATGCGTGATGACGTCTTCCGCGGACAATAAGTGACGTCACACACTTGGCGTTCCCCCGCTTTTCTTCAATGAAATGGCAACTGCAAAAAGTATATTATGTTGTTAGTGTTTGTTATTGATTTAGTTCAAACttgacatatttacatttagttAAAATAATGAATAGTGTAATAATGTAATGAATATTGCAATGGACTCACTGCTGAGCTTTCTGTCAATAATTGCTTATGTTATTTAAATAGCTATTTATACACGAAGATATTTTTTCCTTATTCTTTTCTTATTTTGACAGGATGTAGGTTTTGGATTCTATGCTGGCCTGGCTGCATTTTGGTTATTCACCAGGCTTATATCTGTCTGATACATTACTCTATTGGGCTCTGAGCAAAAGGATTATCCTGTACTACAAGCCACTTTAATAAGCTTCAAGAGTCCAGAAGGATCTGCCAACTGGAAACGTGCCGTGCATCACAACCATGCTCCGTCTCCCTCATGTCACGACGGGTGCGGGCACAGATGCTTCACTGCTGAGGTGCATCCCGAGTGGATGAACTGTGATTTAGTCAGATCCTTATTCGGGAAATGAAATGCTTTGCCTGTTGCCCAGATTAGACTGGGATTCATTCGCTCATCTACATGCATAACCAATGTGTTTCCAACCCCCAAGCCCCAtcacaccccccccccccctggttgtctcatcttttttgtttactgttttctCTGTTCATTCTCAAATGAATGCATCTTTTCTCCTAGGAAACCATGATGGAAGAGAGGGCAAATGAGAATATACATCACCCCTAAACCTTGCGCGGTCAGGCTTTGAagcaaataaatataaagagGCTGCCATTGCATATACATTCAACTCTGGCATCCTGATATCTGTTGAAAGAGTATTATGTTGCTGTAAGTACTTCTAAATGCACTTTTACCCCATTCAACAGAAAATTTAGCAGAAATCACAACAAAAGTGCTTTAGCAACAAGCGTTATTGATCTCAGGAGCTTTATGTAATGAGTCAAGTCATGTTGATAAGACACTCTGTACCTAATGGCTTTGAACCCTACATGATAAACTGTATCAAAATCACATAGGAATAGAAAGCCATAAAGCACAGTAGTATTTTGAGTTGAACCGGCTGTACTGACTTGTGTTTGATTGTAACATTAACGTACAACCATCATGATACACGTCTTAAGATTCAACCACTTGAGTCAAGTTGCAGAAAGCAGAGAAGATTAAAgcgcaaaaaatatatatctacatgaataattaaacaaaCGAGAGACTATTATTCAGTTTCCCTGGCCTGGGAGGATTAAAGAGTTTGCATCTCATTGTTCTTTTTCAAGTTTCTCCTGAGGGAAAAGTATggattttctttatttatgtattcATTTCTCTTAATGTATTGCACCCTGCGATCGTCCCACTTCAATGGAGGTATCTGTTTTTTGTCAGTCAGTCTCCGAAAACATTTCAAACTGTCATTAAAATGTTGACAAGAAATTTAAAGGTACGGCTGTAATCAAAAAAGGCTTTCGTGATTTCCACAGTGGCTTGGTGAATGCTGAGGGGATTATGTAAACATTCGATTTACAATTAGACTCCAGAAGTCTTGCTGACTTTCTGGCTTTGACAAAAGACTATAAGAATTACATCATTGCTCAAGTCTGGTGCCCAGGGAGTTCATTAGATTTGATTAATGAACTAAGTCTTTGCCGAAACTGTTGAGTGAATTTGTAGATCAGACatcaataaaatgcataatACTAACTGCATTATAATCAGATTTACCCATGCTATGATTTATTCGCATAACTTAGTCAGGTACGTGTTTTGGGAATccaaataaagtacaaaatattATTGATTAAGATCATTTTCCGTAATAGAATGaatgatttataataaattttatttgcTCCATAcgcattacatttatgcatttaaagcaacactatgtagttttttttacctttaaataatgtctttaaaattatttcagtgttagaacaacttttaactggacaaattgtactgttgctgcaacctgagcaacctcctagctgctacaagcacactctgaaagtggcggtggagggtagagcacacagccccgcccctccccctgcctgcagaagagtgtgtgataccaggcactgttgcgcttttcaaccacatgggggagctgtaagtcatttttacatggaaactacatagtgttgctttaagcagATGCTTTATCCAAAGTGTCTCATACAGAAtgtaaggtatacatttttatgtgtttttttttgggtttgaacccatgccCTTTTATActgctgctaacgcaatgctctaccactgagcaaTAAATATGAATGTATGTTATGTATGTGGGTGCTGACATTGCTTCTTATTGTCTAGATTGCAGGACATGTTTCAGTacttaaatagtttttcatcAGAGAGTTTAATGTTTCACAagcattaaagggcacctatttcattgctaaaaaacaacgttattttgtgcatttggtataatacaatgtgttcgcatggtttatggttacaaacactttattttttcacataccgtacatttttgtagctccagatttcactctcttactgaaacgcactgattttgtacaaaactcattgatttgaaaagcgctgtgtctctgattggccagctaatttgtACGTTGTGGAAatatgacgctccttaccatgtttgaaagattcggtcacaggTGCTAACTTACTGAGTtcgaagtgggaggaattatgataatgtcagtc
Protein-coding regions in this window:
- the lemd1 gene encoding LEM domain-containing protein 1 isoform X5; amino-acid sequence: MVDLHQLTDDQLKAMLLQYGVKAGPIVATTRALYEKKLHRLMEGPAQTSQHSVNGTAWTTQYSDSEEDIEGDEDKESETEQHLSKTASQTENSTSRMGTSSKSKDFYPQCFLPSAGWGKTRHRSASDTSKNGSLILIESPCRSFSISQMVEEIENRFSPQSKQTEIERRSGQRSDYVANGKTPQDFMRLNKDTMTGRSLCLMSPPSHQKQTVTDSATDVLTELFPDTAKTPTGIYATKRRPIKGAAGRPVQFKYPEMPLLSPTTLERQEIQQRLVPLWVQILVFLLVACLLYIIYLSMEEPPSNPFTPLLDGLYEYMHTTDSAA
- the lemd1 gene encoding LEM domain-containing protein 1 isoform X4 — protein: MPAFIEDPDQFSVERLKSELIANNVELPPADSKKRVYLELYLTSVKTNSPDFSSDEEDDGLVGDVENEEVSDMVDLHQLTDDQLKAMLLQYGVKAGPIVATTRALYEKKLHRLMEGPAQTSQHSVNGTAWTTQYSDSEEDIEGDEDKESETEQHLSKTASQTENSTSRIENRFSPQSKQTEIERRSGQRSDYVANGKTPQDFMRLNKDTMTGRSLCLMSPPSHQKQTVTDSATDVLTELFPDTAKTPTGIYATKRRPIKGAAGRPVQFKYPEMPLLSPTTLERQEIQQRLVPLWVQILVFLLVACLLYIIYLSMEEPPSNPFTPLLDGLYEYMHTTDSAA
- the lemd1 gene encoding LEM domain-containing protein 1 isoform X2, translated to MPAFIEDPDQFSVERLKSELIANNVELPPADSKKRVYLELYLTSVKTNSPDFSSDEEDDGLVGDVENEEVSDMVDLHQLTDDQLKAMLLQYGVKAGPIVATTRALYEKKLHRLMEGPAQTSQHSVNGTAWTTQYSDSEEDIEGDEDKESETEQHLSKTASQTENSTSRGKTRHRSASDTSKNGSLILIESPCRSFSISQMVEEIENRFSPQSKQTEIERRSGQRSDYVANGKTPQDFMRLNKDTMTGRSLCLMSPPSHQKQTVTDSATDVLTELFPDTAKTPTGIYATKRRPIKGAAGRPVQFKYPEMPLLSPTTLERQEIQQRLVPLWVQILVFLLVACLLYIIYLSMEEPPSNPFTPLLDGLYEYMHTTDSAA
- the lemd1 gene encoding LEM domain-containing protein 1 isoform X1 → MPAFIEDPDQFSVERLKSELIANNVELPPADSKKRVYLELYLTSVKTNSPDFSSDEEDDGLVGDVENEEVSDMVDLHQLTDDQLKAMLLQYGVKAGPIVATTRALYEKKLHRLMEGPAQTSQHSVNGTAWTTQYSDSEEDIEGDEDKESETEQHLSKTASQTENSTSRMGTSSKSKDFYPQCFLPSAGWGKTRHRSASDTSKNGSLILIESPCRSFSISQMVEEIENRFSPQSKQTEIERRSGQRSDYVANGKTPQDFMRLNKDTMTGRSLCLMSPPSHQKQTVTDSATDVLTELFPDTAKTPTGIYATKRRPIKGAAGRPVQFKYPEMPLLSPTTLERQEIQQRLVPLWVQILVFLLVACLLYIIYLSMEEPPSNPFTPLLDGLYEYMHTTDSAA
- the lemd1 gene encoding LEM domain-containing protein 1 isoform X3 — protein: MPAFIEDPDQFSVERLKSELIANNVELPPADSKKRVYLELYLTSVKTNSPDFSSDEEDDGLVGDVENEEVSDMVDLHQLTDDQLKAMLLQYGVKAGPIVATTRALYEKKLHRLMEGPAQTSQHSVNGTAWTTQYSDSEEDIEGDEDKESETEQHLSKTASQTENSTSRMGTSSKSKDFYPQCFLPSAGWGKTRHRSASDTSKNGSLILIESPCRSFSISQMVEEIENRFSPQSKQTEIERRSGQRSDYVANGKTPQDSATDVLTELFPDTAKTPTGIYATKRRPIKGAAGRPVQFKYPEMPLLSPTTLERQEIQQRLVPLWVQILVFLLVACLLYIIYLSMEEPPSNPFTPLLDGLYEYMHTTDSAA
- the lemd1 gene encoding LEM domain-containing protein 1 isoform X6, with translation MPAFIEDPDQFSVERLKSELIANNVELPPADSKKRVYLELYLTSVKTNSPDFSSDEEDDGLVGDVENEEVSDMVDLHQLTDDQLKAMLLQYGVKAGPIVATTRALYEKKLHRLMEGPAQTSQHSVNGTAWTTQYSDSEEDIEGDEDKESETEQHLSKTASQTENSTSRIENRFSPQSKQTEIERRSGQRSDYVANGKTPQDSATDVLTELFPDTAKTPTGIYATKRRPIKGAAGRPVQFKYPEMPLLSPTTLERQEIQQRLVPLWVQILVFLLVACLLYIIYLSMEEPPSNPFTPLLDGLYEYMHTTDSAA